In Musa acuminata AAA Group cultivar baxijiao chromosome BXJ3-9, Cavendish_Baxijiao_AAA, whole genome shotgun sequence, a single genomic region encodes these proteins:
- the LOC135648754 gene encoding uncharacterized protein LOC135648754 — protein sequence MDRLQSSERGPVVAIECVAGSSKAEEWGGDMLQTGDVVEEIKIGGSPAVLSPFKGGRSGVQKLLHSAFKRGDTSIEVRVQRCGGEAAELQACIVPHSPAGRRQYVLRSIRDPNYAVGFVDRMVSECVALQGSRSSRVVCALSTAKVQDGYVPYNWEKKMKEFLPVPNSSCFLSMLVLPKALDLVASRYNCLEDTLARANTWLFASQASGVPIEFMNVQTEALLTKISGETASATVNSGSLSDLANVSLYGFEDYHGVDIGVVRAVRLWFTPAAGELAVDIKLQEGDTKLGFAISCTEEGFIYISSVDDTDDEAASTRSGLRDMFRQARNADKLLVISRVSNEKVLPWMVSSAGAIRCFDTISISQKLSLHRHALKPIRIHVLMWEQPSACEFAEYKAAAPISLPLPPLTADAFETGFERDTAGDVSFRFNEIS from the exons ATGGACCGCCTGCAGTCGTCGGAGCGGGGGCCGGTGGTGGCGATCGAGTGCGTTGCAGGGAGCTCCAAGGCGGAGGAGTGGGGTGGGGACATGCTGCAGACCGGGGACGTGGTGGAGGAGATCAAGATCGGGGGGTCCCCCGCTGTCCTCTCCCCGTTCAAGGGCGGGAGGAGCGGGGTCCAGAAGCTGCTCCACTCGGCGTTCAAGCGCGGGGACACGTCCATCGAGGTGAGGGTCCAGCGATGTGGCGGCGAGGCGGCGGAGCTCCAGGCCTGCATCGTGCCCCACAGCCCGGCCGGGCGACGCCAGTACGTGCTCCGCTCCATTCGCGACCCCAACTACGCCGTCGGGTTCGTCGACCGCATGGTGAGCGAGTGCGTGGCGTTGCAAG GCTCAAGGAGCTCGAGGGTGGTCTGTGCACTGAGCACTGCCAAGGTTCAGGATGGATATGTACCGTACAATTGGGAAAAAAAGATGAAGGAATTTCTTCCAGTGCCCAACTCAAGCTGCTTCCTCTCAATGCTGGTACTTCCAAAGGCGCTGGACCTGGTTGCTTCTCGTTACAATTGCCTTGAGGACACCTTGGCCCGTGCAAACACTTGGCTCTTCGCTTCTCAGGCTTCAGGAGTCCCCATTGAATTCATGAATGTCCAGACTGAGGCTCTCTTAACCAAG ATATCTGGTGAGACAGCATCTGCAACCGTGAACAGTGGATCATTATCGGATCTTGCAAATGTTAGCCTCTATGGGTTTGAGGATTACCATGGGGTTGACATTGGAGTGGTCAGGGCAGTTAGGCTTTGGTTCACCCCAGCTGCTGGGGAACTCGCAGTAGATATTAAACTTCAAGAAGGTGATACGAAACTGGGATTTGCGATCAGTTGCACCGAAGAG GGTTTCATCTACATTTCCTCAGTGGATGATACGGATGATGAAGCAGCTTCCACACGATCAGGGCTTCGAGATATGTTCAGACAAGCAAGAAATGCAGACAAGCTGCTGGTGATCTCGAGGGTGTCAAATGAAAAAGTTCTCCCTTGGATGGTGTCTTCTGCTGGAGCAattcgctgctttgataccatctcAATCAGCCAGAAGCTCTCCTTGCATAGGCATGCTCTGAAGCCAATTCGAATACATGTTCTGATGTGGGAGCAACCATCGGCTTGTGAGTTCGCAGAGTATAAAGCTGCGGCACCAATTTCTCTTCCGTTACCTCCATTGACAGCTGATGCATTCGAGACGGGGTTTGAGAGGGACACTGCTGGTGATGTGTCGTTCAGGTTCAATGAAATTTCCTGA
- the LOC135648756 gene encoding uncharacterized protein LOC135648756, producing MDGGEYASSRGPGAPTPARVSLAHLVSPSPRRLSGCFEEPSRPALKKIAWVSLQGRLVGAEEATSAGAIGGGLSGDEAVAWDLFSPLHRVLVVAVVAAAAYNSKRARQIEQFQRSVELRDEVLLSMQQKLDNLCEQMNSLQDQPVKCISGLSLENDQFNAEVKQLQVASQFCGSRTSLLELNPESGSLPLCRHVSSGLHGGKDATGIESAKGEAFNADNLIPTEQEERRMSDLSDFNWSVTSSVDFQLSALASEQEFYNLRKECEEKDAKIKELAIAVDAFRAADCKRITELEEIIRRKNLVISKLKKDKAVLEKQVVELTRLRRSSSTALDTSNLQPPVMANNILYDMSSTSPSSSDPDSPMTSKQYHSQRSVAEDNPQRHDIRMAEIISPSSVEHLIPLNKSNDGSLKQQFISPLKENQRIQRSEPASALRHRRIVHFSEDSKRTRRAAHQKANYTSSKMRWT from the exons ATGGACGGCGGCGAGTACGCGTCCAGCCGCGGCCCGGGCGCTCCGACGCCGGCGCGTGTCTCGCTTGCCCACCTCGTCTCCCCCTCCCCTCGCCGCCTCTCTGGCTGTTTCGAAGAGCCGAGCAGGCCGGCGCTGAAGAAGATCGCTTGGGTCTCGCTCCAGGGCCGCCTCGTCGGCGCAGAGGAGGCCACATCGGCCGGCGCAATCGGAGGCGGCTTGAGCGGTGATGAAGCGGTGGCATGGGATCTCTTTAGCCCTCTCCATCGGGTCCTCGTAGTCGCCGTCGTCGCGGCAGCCGCTTACAACTCGAAGAGGGCTCGGCAGATCGAACAGTTTCAGAGATCCGTAGAGCTAAGG GACGAGGTGCTCCTCAGCATGCAGCAGAAGCTTGATAATTTATGTGAGCAGATGAACTCCCTTCAGGATCAACCAGTCAAATGCATTTCGGGGCTTTCATTGGAGAATGATCAATTCAATGCTGAGGTGAAGCAATTACAGGTTGCATCTCAATTTTGTGGTTCTAGGACTTCACTGCTGGAGCTTAACCCTGAGAGTGGAAGTTTGCCTCTTTGTAGACACGTATCAAGTGGGCTACATGGAGGGAAA GATGCCACTGGGATAGAGTCTGCAAAAGGGGAGGCCTTCAACGCAGATAATTTGATCCCAACGGAGCAAGAAGAGCGTCGGATGTCTGATTTGTCTGATTTTAATTGGAGTGTTACATCTTCTGTTGACTTTCAG CTAAGTGCATTAGCATCAGAGCAAGAATTCTATAACCTTCGCAAGGAGTGTGAAGAGAAGGATGCAAAAATAAAGGAATTAGCTATTGCTGTTGATGCATTTAGGGCTGCTGACTGTAAG AGGATAACGGAACTTGAAGAAATCATAAGAAGGAAGAACTTGGTGATCTCCAAACTGAAGAAAGATAAGGCTGTTCTCGAGAAACAG GTTGTTGAGCTTACAAGGCTCCGGAGAAGTTCTTCTACTGCTTTGGACACTAGCAATCTGCAGCCTCCAGTCATGGCAAATAATATCCTGTATGACATGAGTAGTACTAGTCCATCATCTTCTGACCCGGATTCTCCTATGACCAGCAAACAATACCATTCTCAACGTTCTGTTGCTGAGGATAATCCTCAGCGTCATGACATTAGAATGGCTGAAATTATAAGTCCATCCTCAGTGGAGCATTTAATTCCCTTGAACAAATCAAATGATGGGTCTCTAAAGCAACAATTTATTAGTCCTCTTAAAGAGAACCAAAGGATTCAGAGATCTGAACCAGCTTCTGCATTAAGACACAGACGAATTGTGCATTTTAGTGAAGATTCCAAGAGAACCAGAAGGGCTGCTCACCAGAAAGCAAATTACACCTCTTCAAAAATGAGATGGACCTAA
- the LOC135648982 gene encoding transcription factor bHLH130-like isoform X3, with the protein MYGAPPATATSKDLDLGYPPAAPLGGHRKEEPESAGLHVLLHHPPAQQEQVSPGLLRFRSAPSSLFEELCEDFLPARPYGAETDEPSVVDTVDCQRRPQFWRPPPSGEKPLQMPNHSLSDISYRTMGSMLAEVEQHENGGGRSFANLTRQSSSPAIVSSHNGYPMMRDLRGFRNEGLPPMGDAAKRFRGHQLSLGKRQSSLMSRISETGSEEFGRGSHEDSGCYMPGWEETSLLSANSFAGTRKSSEGEDKTGAGLNHSEPQKGEVRNHVSGVTHQLSLPKTSSEMAAVENFLRFQDAVPCRIRAKRGCATHPRSIAERVRRTKISERMKKLQEVVPNMDKQTNTADMLNLAVDYIKDLQKQVKTLTEGRASCTCLSSNQNSYLNSKSGARGS; encoded by the exons ATGTACGGAGCTCCTCCGGCGACGGCGACGTCGAAGGATCTCGACCTGGGTTATCCGCCTGCCGCGCCTCTCGGAGGCCACCGGAAGGAGGAACCCGAGTCGGCGGGCCTCCACGTGCTCCTCCACCATCCACCAGCACAACAGGAGCAGGTGAGCCCCGGTCTCCTCCGGTTCCGATCCGCTCCGAGCTCGTTGTTCGAAGAACTCTGCGAGGACTTCCTCCCCGCAAGACCCTACGGCGCCGAGACCGACGAGCCCTCGGTTGTCGATACCGTTGACTGCCAGAGGAGGCCTCAGTTCTGGCGGCCACCGCCATCGGGGGAGAAG CCGTTGCAGATGCCGAATCATAGCTTGTCAGACATCTCATACCGGACGATGGGTTCGATGCTGGCGGAGGTGGAACAACACGAGAACGGAGGTGGCAGAAGCTTCGCCAACCTCACTCGCCAGAGCAGTTCACCCGCTATCGTCTCATCTCACAATG GCTATCCTATGATGAGGGATCTGCGTGGTTTCAGAAATGAGGGTCTTCCTCCCATGGGAGATGCAGCAAAAAGGTTTAGGGGTCATCAGTTAAGCTTAGGAAAGAGACAAAGCTCCTTGATGTCTCGGATCTCTGAGACGGGGAGCGAGGAGTTCGGCCGCGGTAGTCACGAAGACAGCGGGTGTTACATGCCTGGTTGGGAAGAGACCTCTCTGCTTTCTGCAAACAGCTTCGCAGGGACGAGAAAAAGCAGTGAGGGGGAGGACAAGACAGGCGCCGGTCTCAACCACTCGGAGCCTCAG AAGGGGGAGGTGAGGAACCATGTCTCGGGTGTCACACATCAGCTCAGCTTGCCCAAGACGTCGTCGGAGATGGCCGCCGTCGAGAACTTTCTACGGTTTCAGGACGCAGTTCCCTGCAGAATCAGAGCTAAACGGGGCTGCGCCACCCACCCGCGAAGCATCGCCGAGCGG GTGAGGAGGACTAAGATCAGCGAAAGGATGAAGAAGCTACAGGAGGTTGTTCCTAACATGGACAAG CAAACCAACACTGCCGACATGCTAAATTTGGCCGTTGACTACATCAAGGATCTCCAGAAACAAGTCAAG ACGCTGACGGAAGGCAGGGCGAGCTGCACCTGTTTGTCCAGCAATCAAAATTCTTACTTGAACTCGAAATCAGGAGCGAGAGGTTCCTAA
- the LOC135648982 gene encoding transcription factor bHLH130-like isoform X2, which yields MYGAPPATATSKDLDLGYPPAAPLGGHRKEEPESAGLHVLLHHPPAQQEQVSPGLLRFRSAPSSLFEELCEDFLPARPYGAETDEPSVVDTVDCQRRPQFWRPPPSGEKQPLQMPNHSLSDISYRTMGSMLAEVEQHENGGGRSFANLTRQSSSPAIVSSHNGYPMMRDLRGFRNEGLPPMGDAAKRFRGHQLSLGKRQSSLMSRISETGSEEFGRGSHEDSGCYMPGWEETSLLSANSFAGTRKSSEGEDKTGAGLNHSEPQKGEVRNHVSGVTHQLSLPKTSSEMAAVENFLRFQDAVPCRIRAKRGCATHPRSIAERVRRTKISERMKKLQEVVPNMDKQTNTADMLNLAVDYIKDLQKQVKTLTEGRASCTCLSSNQNSYLNSKSGARGS from the exons ATGTACGGAGCTCCTCCGGCGACGGCGACGTCGAAGGATCTCGACCTGGGTTATCCGCCTGCCGCGCCTCTCGGAGGCCACCGGAAGGAGGAACCCGAGTCGGCGGGCCTCCACGTGCTCCTCCACCATCCACCAGCACAACAGGAGCAGGTGAGCCCCGGTCTCCTCCGGTTCCGATCCGCTCCGAGCTCGTTGTTCGAAGAACTCTGCGAGGACTTCCTCCCCGCAAGACCCTACGGCGCCGAGACCGACGAGCCCTCGGTTGTCGATACCGTTGACTGCCAGAGGAGGCCTCAGTTCTGGCGGCCACCGCCATCGGGGGAGAAG CAGCCGTTGCAGATGCCGAATCATAGCTTGTCAGACATCTCATACCGGACGATGGGTTCGATGCTGGCGGAGGTGGAACAACACGAGAACGGAGGTGGCAGAAGCTTCGCCAACCTCACTCGCCAGAGCAGTTCACCCGCTATCGTCTCATCTCACAATG GCTATCCTATGATGAGGGATCTGCGTGGTTTCAGAAATGAGGGTCTTCCTCCCATGGGAGATGCAGCAAAAAGGTTTAGGGGTCATCAGTTAAGCTTAGGAAAGAGACAAAGCTCCTTGATGTCTCGGATCTCTGAGACGGGGAGCGAGGAGTTCGGCCGCGGTAGTCACGAAGACAGCGGGTGTTACATGCCTGGTTGGGAAGAGACCTCTCTGCTTTCTGCAAACAGCTTCGCAGGGACGAGAAAAAGCAGTGAGGGGGAGGACAAGACAGGCGCCGGTCTCAACCACTCGGAGCCTCAG AAGGGGGAGGTGAGGAACCATGTCTCGGGTGTCACACATCAGCTCAGCTTGCCCAAGACGTCGTCGGAGATGGCCGCCGTCGAGAACTTTCTACGGTTTCAGGACGCAGTTCCCTGCAGAATCAGAGCTAAACGGGGCTGCGCCACCCACCCGCGAAGCATCGCCGAGCGG GTGAGGAGGACTAAGATCAGCGAAAGGATGAAGAAGCTACAGGAGGTTGTTCCTAACATGGACAAG CAAACCAACACTGCCGACATGCTAAATTTGGCCGTTGACTACATCAAGGATCTCCAGAAACAAGTCAAG ACGCTGACGGAAGGCAGGGCGAGCTGCACCTGTTTGTCCAGCAATCAAAATTCTTACTTGAACTCGAAATCAGGAGCGAGAGGTTCCTAA
- the LOC135648982 gene encoding transcription factor bHLH130-like isoform X4, translating to MYGAPPATATSKDLDLGYPPAAPLGGHRKEEPESAGLHVLLHHPPAQQEQVSPGLLRFRSAPSSLFEELCEDFLPARPYGAETDEPSVVDTVDCQRRPQFWRPPPSGEKMPNHSLSDISYRTMGSMLAEVEQHENGGGRSFANLTRQSSSPAIVSSHNGYPMMRDLRGFRNEGLPPMGDAAKRFRGHQLSLGKRQSSLMSRISETGSEEFGRGSHEDSGCYMPGWEETSLLSANSFAGTRKSSEGEDKTGAGLNHSEPQKGEVRNHVSGVTHQLSLPKTSSEMAAVENFLRFQDAVPCRIRAKRGCATHPRSIAERVRRTKISERMKKLQEVVPNMDKQTNTADMLNLAVDYIKDLQKQVKTLTEGRASCTCLSSNQNSYLNSKSGARGS from the exons ATGTACGGAGCTCCTCCGGCGACGGCGACGTCGAAGGATCTCGACCTGGGTTATCCGCCTGCCGCGCCTCTCGGAGGCCACCGGAAGGAGGAACCCGAGTCGGCGGGCCTCCACGTGCTCCTCCACCATCCACCAGCACAACAGGAGCAGGTGAGCCCCGGTCTCCTCCGGTTCCGATCCGCTCCGAGCTCGTTGTTCGAAGAACTCTGCGAGGACTTCCTCCCCGCAAGACCCTACGGCGCCGAGACCGACGAGCCCTCGGTTGTCGATACCGTTGACTGCCAGAGGAGGCCTCAGTTCTGGCGGCCACCGCCATCGGGGGAGAAG ATGCCGAATCATAGCTTGTCAGACATCTCATACCGGACGATGGGTTCGATGCTGGCGGAGGTGGAACAACACGAGAACGGAGGTGGCAGAAGCTTCGCCAACCTCACTCGCCAGAGCAGTTCACCCGCTATCGTCTCATCTCACAATG GCTATCCTATGATGAGGGATCTGCGTGGTTTCAGAAATGAGGGTCTTCCTCCCATGGGAGATGCAGCAAAAAGGTTTAGGGGTCATCAGTTAAGCTTAGGAAAGAGACAAAGCTCCTTGATGTCTCGGATCTCTGAGACGGGGAGCGAGGAGTTCGGCCGCGGTAGTCACGAAGACAGCGGGTGTTACATGCCTGGTTGGGAAGAGACCTCTCTGCTTTCTGCAAACAGCTTCGCAGGGACGAGAAAAAGCAGTGAGGGGGAGGACAAGACAGGCGCCGGTCTCAACCACTCGGAGCCTCAG AAGGGGGAGGTGAGGAACCATGTCTCGGGTGTCACACATCAGCTCAGCTTGCCCAAGACGTCGTCGGAGATGGCCGCCGTCGAGAACTTTCTACGGTTTCAGGACGCAGTTCCCTGCAGAATCAGAGCTAAACGGGGCTGCGCCACCCACCCGCGAAGCATCGCCGAGCGG GTGAGGAGGACTAAGATCAGCGAAAGGATGAAGAAGCTACAGGAGGTTGTTCCTAACATGGACAAG CAAACCAACACTGCCGACATGCTAAATTTGGCCGTTGACTACATCAAGGATCTCCAGAAACAAGTCAAG ACGCTGACGGAAGGCAGGGCGAGCTGCACCTGTTTGTCCAGCAATCAAAATTCTTACTTGAACTCGAAATCAGGAGCGAGAGGTTCCTAA
- the LOC135648982 gene encoding transcription factor bHLH130-like isoform X1: MYGAPPATATSKDLDLGYPPAAPLGGHRKEEPESAGLHVLLHHPPAQQEQVSPGLLRFRSAPSSLFEELCEDFLPARPYGAETDEPSVVDTVDCQRRPQFWRPPPSGEKVSPQHKVASSSSLPMTHHHTQQPLQMPNHSLSDISYRTMGSMLAEVEQHENGGGRSFANLTRQSSSPAIVSSHNGYPMMRDLRGFRNEGLPPMGDAAKRFRGHQLSLGKRQSSLMSRISETGSEEFGRGSHEDSGCYMPGWEETSLLSANSFAGTRKSSEGEDKTGAGLNHSEPQKGEVRNHVSGVTHQLSLPKTSSEMAAVENFLRFQDAVPCRIRAKRGCATHPRSIAERVRRTKISERMKKLQEVVPNMDKQTNTADMLNLAVDYIKDLQKQVKTLTEGRASCTCLSSNQNSYLNSKSGARGS, translated from the exons ATGTACGGAGCTCCTCCGGCGACGGCGACGTCGAAGGATCTCGACCTGGGTTATCCGCCTGCCGCGCCTCTCGGAGGCCACCGGAAGGAGGAACCCGAGTCGGCGGGCCTCCACGTGCTCCTCCACCATCCACCAGCACAACAGGAGCAGGTGAGCCCCGGTCTCCTCCGGTTCCGATCCGCTCCGAGCTCGTTGTTCGAAGAACTCTGCGAGGACTTCCTCCCCGCAAGACCCTACGGCGCCGAGACCGACGAGCCCTCGGTTGTCGATACCGTTGACTGCCAGAGGAGGCCTCAGTTCTGGCGGCCACCGCCATCGGGGGAGAAGGTCAGCCCTCAACATAAGGTTGCATCCTCCTCTTCTCTGCCGATGACGCATCATCACACGCAGCAGCCGTTGCAGATGCCGAATCATAGCTTGTCAGACATCTCATACCGGACGATGGGTTCGATGCTGGCGGAGGTGGAACAACACGAGAACGGAGGTGGCAGAAGCTTCGCCAACCTCACTCGCCAGAGCAGTTCACCCGCTATCGTCTCATCTCACAATG GCTATCCTATGATGAGGGATCTGCGTGGTTTCAGAAATGAGGGTCTTCCTCCCATGGGAGATGCAGCAAAAAGGTTTAGGGGTCATCAGTTAAGCTTAGGAAAGAGACAAAGCTCCTTGATGTCTCGGATCTCTGAGACGGGGAGCGAGGAGTTCGGCCGCGGTAGTCACGAAGACAGCGGGTGTTACATGCCTGGTTGGGAAGAGACCTCTCTGCTTTCTGCAAACAGCTTCGCAGGGACGAGAAAAAGCAGTGAGGGGGAGGACAAGACAGGCGCCGGTCTCAACCACTCGGAGCCTCAG AAGGGGGAGGTGAGGAACCATGTCTCGGGTGTCACACATCAGCTCAGCTTGCCCAAGACGTCGTCGGAGATGGCCGCCGTCGAGAACTTTCTACGGTTTCAGGACGCAGTTCCCTGCAGAATCAGAGCTAAACGGGGCTGCGCCACCCACCCGCGAAGCATCGCCGAGCGG GTGAGGAGGACTAAGATCAGCGAAAGGATGAAGAAGCTACAGGAGGTTGTTCCTAACATGGACAAG CAAACCAACACTGCCGACATGCTAAATTTGGCCGTTGACTACATCAAGGATCTCCAGAAACAAGTCAAG ACGCTGACGGAAGGCAGGGCGAGCTGCACCTGTTTGTCCAGCAATCAAAATTCTTACTTGAACTCGAAATCAGGAGCGAGAGGTTCCTAA